In Nerophis ophidion isolate RoL-2023_Sa linkage group LG02, RoL_Noph_v1.0, whole genome shotgun sequence, one DNA window encodes the following:
- the LOC133546488 gene encoding kinesin-like protein KIF13B, giving the protein MPKLLKSLFPARDDKKGLRPSPPSQQHVPRILSPPGGDDGKMKADNTAALLRAPPRDRRSDQSEVPPLPVHDPHDSAPLSPLSQSSSGYFSASVSTATLSDALQPSPSSSSSLLAADAAAAAPPPHRNGVTADDFLSVQTPAQGGPADGGERCRDDAAPDWLTEGVHVTIGSSKAGTVRYVGATQFAEGVWAGVELDSPVGKHDGSVGGRRYFQCRAAHGVMVRPDRLTRRDRNGRRTQDVGAPGHVPVLRGENRKSWSS; this is encoded by the exons ATGCCCAAACTGCTCAAGTCTCTGTTCCCGGCGCGGGACGACAAGAAGGGTTTGAGGCCGTCGCCGCCCAGCCAGCAG CACGTGCCTCGCATCCTGTCGCCTCCAGGGGGCGACGATGGCAAGATGAAGGCGGACAACACG GCCGCACTCCTGCGAGCCCCGCCCAGAGACCGCCGGTCCGACCAGTCGGAAGTCCCGCCTCTTCCTGTGCATGACCCGCATGACAGCGCCCCCCTCAGCCCGCTCAGCCAGTCGTCCAGCGGCTACTTCTCCGCTAGCGTCTCCACGGCGACCTTGTCCGACGCCCTGCAGCCCTCGCCCTCCTCGTCCTCCTCCCTGCTCGCCGCGgatgccgccgccgccgccccccCTCCCCACCGCAACGGCGTGACCGCAGACGACTTCCTCTCCGTGCAGACTCCGGCTCAAGGGGGCCCGGCGGACGGGGGGGAGCGTTGCCGTGACGACGCGGCGCCCGACTGGCTGACGGAGGGCGTCCACGTGACCATCGGCAGCAGCAAGGCGGGCACGGTGCGCTACGTGGGAGCCACGCAGTTTGCGGAGGGCGTGTGGGCGGGGGTGGAGCTGGACTCCCCAGTGG GCAAACACGACGGCTCGGTCGGGGGACGCCGCTACTTCCAGTGTCGAGCGGCGCACGGCGTGATGGTTCGCCCGGACCGCCTGACGCGCCGAGACCGCAACGGGCGGCGGACGCAGGACGTCGGCGCCCCGGGTCACGTCCCCGTCCTGAGAGGCGAGAACCGCAAGTCGTGGAGCAGCTGA